In Papaver somniferum cultivar HN1 chromosome 1, ASM357369v1, whole genome shotgun sequence, a genomic segment contains:
- the LOC113294628 gene encoding putative pentatricopeptide repeat-containing protein At5g13230, mitochondrial — translation MKKSGFEPDELTFTGVLLGCQSIGALAEGITYLESMEKDYGITPLLEHYVIIVELLGTLGKIDEAEAFINVVVPSEESNILWETLRKYSTTGSNQSTDTSSAASDSGLNWRKKKSKNNLGSKQNSETSSVPKIPFVAYKLFKRIHNLNMKGKKETVVTWSRASTIIPTMVGHTIAVHNGREHLPIHIMERMVGHKLGEFAPTRTYRGHSGKTRDAKSRKG, via the coding sequence ATGAAGAAAAGTGGGTTTGAGCCGGATGAGTTAACTTTTACAGGAGTTTTGCTTGGTTGCCAAAGCATAGGAGCATTGGCAGAAGGAATAACATATTTGGAATCAATGGAGAAGGATTATGGGATTACTCCTCTATTGGAACACTATGTAATCATTGTTGAGCTTCTTGGAACATTGGGAAAGATCGACGAAGCGGAGGCTTTTATCAATGTGGTAGTGCCAAGTGAAGAAAGTAACATATTGTGGGAGACTCTAAGAAAGTACTCTACAACTGGCTCAAATCAATCGACTGATACGAGTTCTGCTGCATCTGATTCTGGTTTGAATTggagaaagaagaaatcaaagaacaACCTGGGCTCGAAGCAAAACAGCGAGACTTCGTCAGTACCGAAAATTCCCTTTGTTGCTTACAAATTGTTTAAaagaattcacaatctcaacatgaAGGGGAAAAAAGAAACGGTAGTAACTTGGTCCCGGGCATCTACCATTATACCCACAATGGTCGGCCATACCATCGCTGTTCACAATGGAAGGGAACATTTGCCTATTCATATCATGGAGCGTATGGTGGGTCACAAATTGGGAGAATTTGCGCCTACTCGTACTTACCGGGGACATAGTGGAAAAACCAGAGATGCTAAATCCCGTAAAGGCTGA